Below is a window of Bacteroidales bacterium DNA.
AAGTTTTATCCGAATACATACTTTTAAATTATAAGAGATACATGAGGAGTCAAATAAATAAATATCTACATTATCTGATAAAGTATAATACTGTAGTGATTTTCTTGCTCATGCTTTTGATATCAGCCATTGTATCAGATGCTTTTTTCACCCCCAGCAATCTGTTCAACCTGATAAGGCAGGTTACTCCGGTAGGAATTATCAGTATGGGTATGTTGTTGGTGATTCTCACAGGAGGCATAGACCTTTCTGTTGGCTCCATAGTAGCTATGATAGGTGTATTGTGTGCGTTATTTACCAACCTGATGCCTTTACCCATAGCATTAATCGCCGCATTGCTCTGTGGAATTCTTGTTGGAGGAATCTCAGGGTATTTGGTGGCTTACCATAAAATGGCCCCCTTCATAGCAACCCTTGCTATGATGTCTATTGTACGGGGGCTAGGTTTTATTTTCTCAAAAGGTGCCCCCGTAATGGTAAGTGATTCGGCCTCAGTTTTTACAGACTTTGGCAGTGGTAGCTTCCTGAGTATACCGAATCCTGCCTGGATCTTATTTTTGATCTTCGCCATTGTCGGAATTATTTTGCAATACAATGCTTTTGGCAGGATTGTGATCGCC
It encodes the following:
- a CDS encoding ABC transporter permease; amino-acid sequence: MRSQINKYLHYLIKYNTVVIFLLMLLISAIVSDAFFTPSNLFNLIRQVTPVGIISMGMLLVILTGGIDLSVGSIVAMIGVLCALFTNLMPLPIALIAALLCGILVGGISGYLVAYHKMAPFIATLAMMSIVRGLGFIFSKGAPVMVSDSASVFTDFGSGSFLSIPNPAWILFLIFAIVGIILQYNAFGRIVIAIGSNEESVRLSGIRVPLHKFSVYAISGGLSAIAGIILTARTGVGAPVTGVAMELDVIATVVIGGASLKGGKGSAVNTLLGVLILGMIGNIMNLMTIPAYSQQVIKGLIIIFAVLIQRFQRNEH